GAGAAACAGAAAAGGTTACATGAAGAATCAGAGCAGCTGCAGCGCTCAAGTGAGGAAGCGGAGCCACAACTGAGCGTTCAGGAAGCCAGCATGCAGCAGCTTAATGACTCTGTGGATGCGCAGTCCAACGAAATCGTTGATAACAACAATAAACAGCAGCCAGAGCAATATCAGCAGCACCATCATCATACAGAAAGTGCCTTTAATTACCCATCGACTGCATCACATACAACTCCAACGCCTGACGCCGAATCACCGTACGCAGCAGTCCAGGAGGAGACCACAGAAGCATCACAAACGGATAACCGTCGTGAGGGAGTTGGTTACGTGGAGCCAGTAGCTCTGCCCGCGACGGCTAGCCCCGTGTCGGAAGTACCCATCAAGGAGGACGCACCAGGCTTTGGTCTCTTTGCCACGATTGTTGACACCGTAAACAATTTCATCGGAAAGGATCCTCAAAGTGCTCCAGCAGATAGCAGCGATGAACTGCACAGAATCCTCTATCCAGGAAGGCCTGAGGTGCCATCTTCTCAAAGGAAGGCGGAAGGTGATCATTACTTAATCATTATTACATACATActaaaccttttttttttaaatattccaGACTCTGCTCCTGCCGATGTGGATGGATATTGTGCCCGGTTTCAAGCCCAAGATGAGCACTGCCATCGCTCTATATCTCTTGATAATTTTGTTGAAATAATGGCCGGCAAGCTGGTTGACCACAGCCAACTTTTACTTTGCGTAGTTATCGCCGCGATTTCTTCCTTGTTCTTCATGTTTGCATACTACTGCTTCTGCAATAGTAGTCAGGAGGGAGCGCTTCTTTCGAAGCTGAATCATTTGGAGCGCAGTCTGTTGGCCTCCCACAAGGAGAACCTGATCATCAAGCACGACCTGATGACAACGCGAACAAAGTTGGCCAGCATTGAGGACAATTCCTTTGGCTCCAACGACATGGTGGCCGATCTCAAGAAGCAACTTGAATCTGAGCTGTACGAGAAGGCCAAGCTGCAGGAGCAGGTTGGCTCATTAGAAAGGGTAGGTCCACGCCATTTAATCAAATAAACGCGTACTTAACAAATCACTCTTTACAAGGATCTGGATAACGCGGCTGAGGCTGGCCTGGAGCTCAACAAGATGCTGTCCGAAGTTCTGAACAGTCAGAATGGCGATGAGGCTTTCATGAGCACCGTCGACGAACTGCAGCGACAGCTTAATGACCAAGAAAGTGAGTAACCGTTGATTAATACTAATATTACTATGATTGTTTGATGGCTACTTATTTAAGCATTTAGTATCCAAAGCCGTTTTCTGTTTAATAACTCCATAACTTTTGCAGAGATCATTATCGAAATCAACAACAGTCTGGCCGAGAAAAGTAGGGAGAACAGCGAACTGCAGTATACGTTTACGGAGGCCACGACTCGGCTCAACAGCGAGCTGAAGACGCTACAAGAGGACAACTACGAGTTGGAGATGGAGAAGTCTAAGCTGCAAACTCGTCTTCAGGAAATTCAGGCTGAAACGGAAACGGAGTTGGCAAAGGCACTGGAAGCCAGAAATTACGAAATGCAAAAGCTGCAGAATCAGATTGTTGAGCTGACTGCCAAGTGGGAGCGCGAACATGGCGATCTGCAGACCAGTCTAGCAAAGATCGAAGCTCTCGAAGATTGCCTGAAGGCTGTCAGAAAGGATGCGAACCTCAATGTCCAAGAGCTGATCACCTCGGCCAAGACACGCGGTGAACTCAACGCGGTCCATAAGAAGCTGGTCGAGTTGCAGTCGAAGGTGGAGCAAGAAGCGGCCCACAAGCAACGTCTGGAGAGCCAGCTGCAGCAGTCAAGTCAAGATGTGGAGCAGCTGAAGCAGGACTTCAACCAATCAGAGCGCGATAAGCTAGAAGCCCAGACGCGTCTTGAAGTCTTATCTGGCTACTTCAGGGAGAAGGAGAACGAACTTAAGAAGTAGTTTACCAAGAATCACATTTGAGGATAGTCTTCAACTCTTAATTATCATTTCAGAGAACTTAGTCTGCAGGAGACCAAGTGGCTGCAGCACCAGGGAGAAAATGCCAGCACAGTGGAGACCCAGACGCTGATGAAGAACGAAATCCAAACTCTGAAGTAAGTCAGAATCGCGCATTATCGTATTCAAGAAATGTAAAAATCCATTTCCCCTTAGATCTCAGAATGACGAGCTGCGTGCCGAGATCGAGGCCCAGATAGCCTCGCACAAAGCTCAGATGGGCACGCTGGAGAACCGCGCTCATGAGTCCTGGCTGGCGGCGCGCCAGTCGGAGCGCCGATGCGAAGAAGCGTTGGCCGAAGCCGCCAGCCTGAGGCGCAAGCTGACCACAATGGCCAGCGGCGGAGTAGGAGTAGGCGGAGATCAAGGCGTCATGGAGGCCATCGCCGCCAACGGAACTTCCGTGCTGGGGGCGGAACTGAAAACGGCACCATCGCCGCTTCCCTTGCCGGGTTCACCACTGCTGAACATGCCAAATCCACTGCCATTCCTGGCGGCACCCTTCTCACCGTTCATGGGTCTGCCGCCGCCATTCCTGCCGCCAGCTGCAGCGGGAGGGGCACGTCCTCCGCCCCTGGGACGCATGCGCTCTCCGCCGCCCTCGAGTCGCGGCGATCGGGATCGAGAGCGATACTCGGACTACAGCGACTACGACGATTACGACGACGATGAGGAGGACGACCGGGGCATGGACCGTCGTCGAAGGCACAGCGGCAGCTGGGGTCGCCGGCATCGCGGCTCCTACAGCCACTCGCCGCGCACATATCGCTCGCTATCACCGTCGGACAGTCGGTACAACTACAACGACACGGAGACTGACTTCAGTCCGCCCCCAAGTCCGCCGCCCGTTCCGTCGGGACGCAGTGCGACATCGCGACCCTACAGCGAGGTATGAGGAGCAGGGTGTGCCCGTGCAACCAAGTCCTACCAAGTATATTAGACTCAAAAAACTagttcaaatatatttattaatcaACGATTATCGAACGGTGGGATCGGGGCGGGTCGGGACGGCCTCTCAAACCGATTCCCCAAAACAGGGATCTCAGGAGAGTTCGTGAACAACTAAGAAAACTCCTGTCTCAGCGGTGAATGATATCcaagaaaagaaaattgaaACAAATTAAACGCAATGACAAACACCAATCCAATGTGAGCTGTTTTTAATGTGGAATTGACAAATATTCATTTTCTCTGAACaaactattttaaataatcTGAATGGCATATTTTTAATATGATATAATTCCTGAGAGGTAACATTGAAAACTACAAATAATTGATAACACGAGTTTAGATTAATATCAACAATCATTTTAATAGCCAGCTTATCGACGAAAGACTTATCAATAAAATAGAAATAGCACTATTTTGGTCCGTTAAGATAATAGTTAACTAAGCTAGTTTACTAAACAAATCACGACTCGTGGCGTTTAAATTCCAGTTCAGTACATTCGCCAGGTAATTGTGAAAAGCTGCTACTAGTCGCACTGAAGGAAACATTAAGTTTGGGATGTTTAAAGTGCTTGGAAACCTGCGGAAGAGTATGAGTTTCAGAATCAGTACTTTATAAATCAGTAATATACGCACCATGTCTTCCATGCCGGTTTTATAAAAATGCATGGTCAGGGGCTCCGTTCGCTTGTTTAAAGCACGGTTCATTGTTGACTTGTTGAAGGCAAAGAAATCGTCGTACAGAACATGGTTGGAGATGCTGAATTCCCTGAGACGGGGAGAGGCAAGGAGCACGTCCCATATACCATCGGCATTGACCCATATGCGCGAGTTCTCCAAATGCAGTTGCTCCAAGAGCGGAAAGCATTTTATGATCGTGGAAAAGTTAATGTCAGCACATCCTTCATCATCGACGAGCGTTAAGCATCGGAGATTTCGCAGTTTGGCCAGCACCTCCGTTGGCCTCATCCAGATATTATTACTGAATGCGGCAGTCAACACATCTTGACCCCTTATGCTTCCAATATTCCACAGCAGATCGTCCAACTGGTCGAAGTCGTGCAGGCGCAGCGTCTTCAGCTTGGGCAGGCCCAACAGTTGGCTGATGTTGTCCCTGCTAAGGTAAACTAtgtccagctccagctcctccagttCCTGCAGCATACAGATGGACCGCACGTAGGCATTCTCCTCAATCTTTTGCCACTGGATACTGAGTGTCTGTAGTCGCAGGTTCTGGCAGATATCCTCGAAGGCCTGGGGGCTCAGGTACCAGCACAGCTGAAGGTCCAGTCGGCGAATGTTCCGCCAACGGCTGATGTGGTTACCAGTGGTATTCCCGCTCAGCCCGATGGCTTCTAGCTGCGGGAATAAGTCCACCAGAATGGCTATGTCGGCGTCTCCTTCTATGTCGCTGGTCTCATCGCCCAAGTAGGTCAGTTGACGCATGTTGGGGAAGGTGTGACCCCTCCACCGCTCCAGGTGATCCATGGTCAGGTACTGTAGCGTAAGTTCCGACACCGTGAGGCGAATGCACTGCAGGAATTCGTTCAGTAGCTCATAGTCGCCATCGAATGTATAAAATTCAATGGTATGCTCCCCATTGCGCTGCCAGATGTAGGATATCAGCGATCTCAGTCGCGATGCGGGCTCGGAACTCTTCCACAGCTTCAGCTGATCCTCCAGATTGAGGTACTCTACAATTTTACTATTCAAAGATTATGCCGATGCCTATCCATGGATTCCATTCAACTTCACTTACAGCACGCAGTCAGCATTGAGGTTCTCAATGAGCGCCATGTCCACAATAACGGCCCAATCCTCAGATTTGAAGAGTTTTCCAGCCCGACGAGTTGTTTATAAAGTTGGATTGttgcttattattttttttttttggatatattaatttaaaactgtccttcgcggacaatcattaaatttgatgactaaacttaacggtagagaattaattgattacataaattgttgcgaaactatacaataactgtcaatattgtatgtatgatgtatataataatgtatgtatataatttaatttaatttgcgtgtctaatcccagagaggtccaaagggtgtgatcggtgcagcctcctggtgcgttgactggtgtccagcaggtcttgtgccaggttgtttgggtggtcttgaagcctctgcatgtactgcctgctgcttttcttaatctcatccttcacccaggggaagctgaggacctcgtgtatagtggcattatcgtggaaagggtgagcgtttgtgactgtgcggagcgttttgttttcgaatgtctggataatgttgatgttacttttcgatgcagtgccccacagttgaatgccatacgtccagattggccttatgatcgctttgtagataaggagcttagtggaagtcggtagcttagattgtctgcccatcagccagtagaattcacggactcggttctccgcctgtttccgcttctttagcaggtgtggtctccatgtaagtctcctgtccagtgtaaagccaagataatttggattggctacctctgggattgggaacccgttgaaactgactggtgggcaagtgccgcgtctagttgcgaaggtggtagcggttgacttgtcgctgtttaccgatatattccatctcgtgtgccacgtgttcagtagatctagttgctcctgcatagtctgggaggcctctgctggggtatctgctgttgttaggaacgcagtatcatcggcgtaagtggctgccataatgtactggctcggtatcaccggcaggtcagccgtatacgcgttgtagaggagcggaccgagaacgcttccttggggaactcctgcacgggcttctttgacgtctgagcgcgcttctccacacctgacggcgaatcttctgccctccaggaacgattttaagaacttgaaatatggctggggcaggccgtttttgagctttaggaggagaccggggtgccaaacacgatcaaaggcttgcttaatgtccagcattactgctaggcagtatttcttattctcaaaggcgtccaggatatattgcgctactcggtggccttgctctggtgtcccgtggcggcgcctaaagccaaactggtgatcagggatcagaccagcctcctcaatcaccggcaatactctggtcaaaaatactctttcgagtatcttggagagtactggtagtaagctgatcgggcggtaggaggcgggattggcttcatgtttaccaggcttcaggatcataactacttcggcgcgtttccatgatgaagggaagtgccccaattgcaagcacttatttattatggtcgtgattagtgacttgctaaTAGGGGGTAGGAGCTTTAAagcaatggcattgatggcatcatcgcctggagccttgtggttacccattgccgctattaaattgctgatctcctcttccgtggccaggggtatcgactcggagtcagagagaggttctgacaggagcctggctgtttcggctgcttcatttggggaacatcgattggctggtgtgaagacttcctccaagtgctcggcgaatgcgttggctctttcggtctcagttctgcaccatgagttgtcttgtcttctgatgggcgggatcctcttcagtggcctcttgatgcgcttggtaacattccacaggttgtggtggggatcacccggcgcgagattaccaacaaagctgtcgagggcctccttccttagcctgaccagagtttccttcagctccttggtggctctgttgagagctgttttgtctctagggTTCCTGGAGAGGAACCAAACCCGTCGGAGACGCCTTTTCTCTGACTTGAGCTCATTAACCCGAGGATTCCAAAAGTGGACGTCTCTACTTCTGTCCCTCGTTTGGTTAGAGAACCTTGGAGCAGCATAAGTTGCTGCCTCCTGAATTTGCGAGGTGAGGTTCACAACGGCCGCATCTATAAGTTCAGGGGTATCCAATGGTGGATTAGTGACTGTCGAGTTGTTCAGCCAGTGGTGGTATTTGCTGATGTCGGACGTTTTGAAGATTAACTTTTTACCCGCGGATCTCAACATGGCTGAGGCGTAGACCGAAACGGCAATGGCACTATGGTCCGAGAGAAGGTCTTCCACCTCCCTGGTCTGGATTCTTGCCGGGTCCAGGCCGCCAGAGATCGCAAAGTCCAAGATGTCTGGAGTTTTTGCAGGGTCAGTGGGCCAGTATGTTGGCGTCCCAGTTCCGTGGCAATTGAGGTTGCGGGAGAGAACCTGCCTGCATAGCGCGCGTCCTTTTGGATTGCATACTCTGGAACCCCACCAAGTGTGCttggcgttaaagtcaccTCCTATGACGAATTTGGGGCCGAGGCTGTCCAAAAGCGAAGAGAAGCAATCGTCCGTGGCTCTAAATCTGGGTGGGCAGTAGGCAGCAGCTAAGGTAATGTCTCCGTGGGTGGTGCTTACCGATATTCGGGCGCATTGCACCCAATCCTCCTCCTTGCTTATTATGACGAAAACATATGTCAGAAAAAGCTTTCGGCCATTGAGCTTTTTGCTGTTGTTAACTGTCTCATTCCAAATATTC
This genomic stretch from Drosophila mauritiana strain mau12 chromosome 2L, ASM438214v1, whole genome shotgun sequence harbors:
- the LOC117150515 gene encoding transport and Golgi organization protein 1, whose translation is MRLTNEKATMQPQLSNLALFLGLLICCLPTLTWAATLSDKRLCADPKCEQIISTGIAKISYATGGEGLISFKINSPIRVLSKSAGSNMQLWGVDINGRRGYANKDFIMEKKILVRDKDLLYEVPVVGPGSPVQSAETPVQTVETPVKPVETPVQSVETTVQPVLNASESTDDLATTTTSPLEIAVDSIVVEHDKLQDQQVPDPTAASKAQVQVIEGTELPLEAIAATTEGSIVPETAADPQEATKSDSTVVDTKEPQAFNSEPNKLQEEPKAQQPGKEAEKPPTLPQAINAELEDADDFDYGDDETDDDSEQGSLDNESIEEIANDNKSINDSIDLKPLTVEQLNTTDKLEDVKDETKEKQAELEVSKKEETLNVTALEEPIDQKEFPKQVLDAVVELKSSDPLPVEEVTEKVAEPTQTIVEDKINEEIVPVSAEIQAEPAKDNATEPIVAQSDEEIKAPSESVISSTAPAPVVEEAPLKTEPVGLPPLFEKKNFENPNDYYKQLQEEQEKQRLVADAEQKKRLQEEAEQQKRLKEEAELNKRTLEAEKQKRLHEESEQLQRSSEEAEPQLSVQEASMQQLNDSVDAQSNEIVDNNNKQQPEQYQQHHHHTESAFNYPSTASHTTPTPDAESPYAAVQEETTEASQTDNRREGVGYVEPVALPATASPVSEVPIKEDAPGFGLFATIVDTVNNFIGKDPQSAPADSSDELHRILYPGRPEVPSSQRKAEDSAPADVDGYCARFQAQDEHCHRSISLDNFVEIMAGKLVDHSQLLLCVVIAAISSLFFMFAYYCFCNSSQEGALLSKLNHLERSLLASHKENLIIKHDLMTTRTKLASIEDNSFGSNDMVADLKKQLESELYEKAKLQEQVGSLERDLDNAAEAGLELNKMLSEVLNSQNGDEAFMSTVDELQRQLNDQEKIIIEINNSLAEKSRENSELQYTFTEATTRLNSELKTLQEDNYELEMEKSKLQTRLQEIQAETETELAKALEARNYEMQKLQNQIVELTAKWEREHGDLQTSLAKIEALEDCLKAVRKDANLNVQELITSAKTRGELNAVHKKLVELQSKVEQEAAHKQRLESQLQQSSQDVEQLKQDFNQSERDKLEAQTRLEVLSGYFREKENELKKELSLQETKWLQHQGENASTVETQTLMKNEIQTLKSQNDELRAEIEAQIASHKAQMGTLENRAHESWLAARQSERRCEEALAEAASLRRKLTTMASGGVGVGGDQGVMEAIAANGTSVLGAELKTAPSPLPLPGSPLLNMPNPLPFLAAPFSPFMGLPPPFLPPAAAGGARPPPLGRMRSPPPSSRGDRDRERYSDYSDYDDYDDDEEDDRGMDRRRRHSGSWGRRHRGSYSHSPRTYRSLSPSDSRYNYNDTETDFSPPPSPPPVPSGRSATSRPYSEV
- the LOC117150516 gene encoding uncharacterized protein LOC117150516, with translation MALIENLNADCVLKIVEYLNLEDQLKLWKSSEPASRLRSLISYIWQRNGEHTIEFYTFDGDYELLNEFLQCIRLTVSELTLQYLTMDHLERWRGHTFPNMRQLTYLGDETSDIEGDADIAILVDLFPQLEAIGLSGNTTGNHISRWRNIRRLDLQLCWYLSPQAFEDICQNLRLQTLSIQWQKIEENAYVRSICMLQELEELELDIVYLSRDNISQLLGLPKLKTLRLHDFDQLDDLLWNIGSIRGQDVLTAAFSNNIWMRPTEVLAKLRNLRCLTLVDDEGCADINFSTIIKCFPLLEQLHLENSRIWVNADGIWDVLLASPRLREFSISNHVLYDDFFAFNKSTMNRALNKRTEPLTMHFYKTGMEDMVSKHFKHPKLNVSFSATSSSFSQLPGECTELEFKRHES